From one Drosophila subpulchrella strain 33 F10 #4 breed RU33 chromosome 3L, RU_Dsub_v1.1 Primary Assembly, whole genome shotgun sequence genomic stretch:
- the LOC119553679 gene encoding pneumococcal serine-rich repeat protein isoform X3 — MSASSEGGAAGGPVGGGGTATAPSAHPAVAAKITHVKSDGGGGISISGTPILSGGTIKVAAANPVQQTSLGGTPIALNAGQATTAASIRAIGAGGQSTQVRVVMPMIKQLENVTATGRTQITAIPAAPARSVANASITVTRPVTQATYLPRASVTATQMGGVGVGVGQRLVTPLRATSSATVTPTAPTVLSSTGGFVRGATASVSRSGVALSSQPPSAVISSSNSAAWMQSSTGQVQLIRAIHQPRQRIITTSAGVSNASVVTTTPVQAPTALSVSAGQPLTPQQAGGPGGGGPQAYVATVLPQRQHQATLVYSSNVSTPNVSQNPGQQFNPRFAVATPTGGVTTTTPGGTTVTPRHVRSTPLGKIFPGAKLNTTSISIRAPSIPQLNTSVTASPTAVSVSGGATVAPGRGPGAGGTALTATNLPTTRIIQLQQPATGTAQQIIGSGARLAGNVMLQPFLMSTTAAAKMGIRPPVTMTAKVQPSLTITQLNPIGKLSAAGGTTGPTMTPQGVASIQAVPVPNVSASVVNPSSVAGATSAAGGATVLPLTISGRGAGVGPGGNILTGTLTPIKNASGITLGKMMMTPATSAPGTDGSGTSGATVTGFQRAWNPVVASPSQLMKIDDKGSAATIYYESMPASASTGVLSLTTTTVTQSTQAQAQLVSSAGGSSLSVSSLPFASHAPTGAGSAGAGSQATFTVLPSGAGGTATRTIGHQQLIIPAGPNSAPPQHMVIPLHTSVKVTTGAGNPQQAAGSGTLVPNFMRKRDSDGSPIRAAKNLGPTLLSMASNTSGPNMPPAPGTTFNIQPVSVAVPPSVSSALTVEALAKKERERVAHGVASNVTSVPNTVGTVSSTRNSRADSPASSDGSTTVSANSSPGVDQQLQDRIGDPPTTGGASGRDNSTHFNPINELYSSHQSMQQSLGHSSLGSRSGSSAFVDVQAPTPQQQQPQQQAPHLVGSTQMQQQAGTRMNGTGNSSSSSYDCSSRKKPRRSTNDSQHSTQSQASLSLPPPSAEPTPPAGASYMQKHNNGGLLVAAAAPGAVPNSTAGDANHRNSAPAVTGNKENANPVDFVIRRPRNCALLNTYKPTHKLANNHFHRYTDVKPREERKATVIDLANQPNVQGKINGWKIYHLRSQMEDLNESEVVSLGRLETMLQDLEKDKEKHSEMERVTELLKGNIQRSKIITDGINEAQNQLMKIFEHKPHVSDIITRCASKRNFKKREKI; from the exons ATGAGTGCGTCGAGTGAAGGCGGCGCGGCGGGCGGGCCGGTGGGCGGTGGAGGTACAGCTACAGCGCCATCAG CGCACCCGGCGGTGGCCGCCAAGATCACCCACGTGAAATCCGACGGCGGCGGCGGGATATCGATTTCGGGCACCCCGATCCTCAGCGGAGGCACAATCAAAGTGGCAGCGGCCAATCCAGTTCAGCAAACCTCCCTGGGAGGCACGCCGATTGCTCTGAATGCAGGACAAGCGACCACGGCGGCCTCCATACGGGCCATTGGAGCCGGTGGCCAGTCCACGCAAGTCCGTGTGGTGATGCCCATGATTAAGCAGCTGGAGAATGTCACGGCCACGGGAAGAACTCAGATTACGGCCATACCAGCTGCTCCGGCCAGGAGTGTGGCAAATGCCTCTATCACGGTCACCAGGCCCGTGACCCAGGCTACTTACCTGCCGCGAGCCAGTGTGACGGCCACTCAGATGGGTGGCGTTGGAGTTGGAGTTGGCCAGCGGCTCGTGACGCCCCTGAGGGCCACATCCTCGGCCACTGTGACGCCCACTGCCCCCACGGTTCTCAGTTCAACCGGTGGATTTGTTCGCGGAGCAACTGCATCGGTGAGCAGGAGTGGAGTGGCGCTCTCGTCGCAACCACCTTCGGCGGTGATCTCGTCCAGCAATAGTGCTGCCTGGATGCAGAGTTCCACGGGACAGGTGCAACTGATACGTGCCATTCATCAGCCGCGCCAGAGGATTATAACGACATCCGCGGGGGTATCCAATGCCAGTGTGGTGACCACTACTCCAGTGCAGGCGCCAACAG CCTTATCCGTTTCGGCTGGCCAGCCCTTGACGCCACAGCAGGCCGGTGGTCCAGGCGGAGGAGGTCCTCAGGCTTATGTGGCCACTGTCTTGCCCCAGAGGCAGCACCAGGCCACCCTAGTTTACTCCTCCAACGTATCTACGCCCAATGTGAGTCAGAATCCGGGCCAGCAATTTAATCCTCGCTTCGCTGTGGCCACGCCCACAGGTGGTGTGACAACCACGACTCCTGGAGGAACCACAGTAACACCTCGACATGTGCGATCCACCCCACTGGGAAAGATTTTCCCCGGAGCCAAGCTGAACACCACGAGCATAAGTATCCGGGCTCCAAGCATCCCGCAGCTGAATACCAGCGTTACAGCTTCACCAACGGCCGTCAGTGTTTCTGGGGGAGCGACAGTGGCGCCCGGGCGGGGTCCCGGGGCCGGAGGAACTGCCCTGACGGCCACTAATTTGCCCACCACTCGGATCATCCAGCTGCAGCAGCCTGCGACGGGAACCGCTCAGCAGATTATCGGATCCGGTGCCCGTTTGGCCGGGAATGTGATGCTGCAACCCTTCTTGATGAGCACCACCGCGGCGGCTAAGATGG GCATTCGACCACCGGTTACCATGACCGCCAAAGTACAACCATCGTTAACTATAACGCAGCTCAATCCTATTGGCAAATTGTCAGCCGCCGGAGGAACCACAGGGCCCACGATGACGCCGCAGGGTGTGGCCAGCATTCAGGCGGTACCAGTGCCGAATGTCTCGGCCAGTGTGGTCAACCCGAGTTCGGTGGCAGGGGCCACTTCGGCGGCCGGAGGAGCCACTGTGCTGCCATTGACGATCAGCGGTAGGGGAGCTGGTGTGGGACCAGGGGGCAATATCCTCACGGGAACTCTGACGCCCATCAAAAATGCCAGCGGCATTACCCTGGGCAAGATGATGATGACTCCGGCCACGTCTGCGCCTGGAACAGATGGATCCGGCACTAGCGGGGCAACAGTGACTGGCTTCCAACGCGCCTGGAATCCAGTGGTTGCTTCGCCGAGCCAGTTGATGAAG ATCGATGATAAGGGAAGTGCTGCTACGATTTACTACGAATCCATGCCGGCCTCCGCCTCCACGGGCGTTCTATCATTGACCACGACCACGGTGACGCAGAGCACCCAAGCACAAGCACAATTGGTTAGCAGCGCCGGCGGTAGCAGCTTGTCAGTGTCTTCGCTGCCCTTCGCCAGCCATGCGCCCACGGGAGCAGGATCGGCCGGAGCCGGATCACAGGCTACTTTCACTGTTTTGCCATCAGGAGCTGGGGGAACGGCTACCAGGACTATTGGCCACCAGCAATTGATAATTCCAGCAGGACCAAACAGTGCACCGCCGCAGCACATGGTCATTCCGTTGCATACCTCCGTAAAGGTGACAACGGGGGCGGGCAATCCTCAACAGGCAGCAGGAAGTGGAACTCTGGTGCCCAATTTCATGCGGAAGCGGGATTCAGACGGTTCTCCTATCAGAGCGGCCAAGAATTTGGGCCCTACTCTACTCTCAATGGCGAGCAATACTAGTGGACCAAATATGCCGCCAGCTCCGGGCACGACTTTCAATATTCAGCCAGTGTCCGTGGCGGTGCCTCCATCAGTTAGCTCCGCGCTAACTGTGGAAGCGTTGGCCAAGAAGGAACGGGAGCGGGTCGCCCATGGAGTAGCAAGTAACGTGACTAGTGTGCCAAACACGGTGGGCACCGTATCCTCAACGAGAAATTCTAGAGCGGATTCGCCAGCTTCTTCGGATGGCTCAACGACAGTGTCGGCGAATTCCTCACCTGGTGTAGATCAGCAATTGCAGGACAGAATTGGGGATCCGCCAACAACTGGAGGCGCAAGTGGACGCGATAACTCCACGCACTTTAATCCTATCAATGAG TTGTACTCTTCGCACCAATCGATGCAGCAGAGCCTTGGCCACTCGTCCCTTGGATCTCGGAGTGGGAGCAGTGCCTTTGTGGACGTCCAAGCACCGACtccgcagcaacagcaacctCAGCAGCAGGCACCTCATTTGGTGGGCTCAACGCAAATGCAACAGCAGGCGGGAACGCGTATGAATGGAACTGGCAACAGCTCGAGCTCCAGCTACGACTGCTCCTCCAGGAAGAAGCCACGCCGATCAAC AAATGACAGCCAGCACTCCACCCAGAGTCAGGCATCTTTGTCGCTGCCTCCCCCCAGTGCAGAACCAACGCCGCCGGCTGGCGCATCCTACATGCAGAAACACAACAATGGAGGTCTACtggtggcggcggcggcacCGGGAGCTGTTCCTAATAGCACAGCAGGCGACGCCAACCATCGCAACAGTGCACCCGCTGTGACGGGCAACAAGGAGAACGCCAATCCGGTGGACTTCGTCATCCGTCGTCCACGCAATTGTGCGCTGCTTAAT ACATATAAACCCACGCATAAGTTGGCCAACAACCACTTCCATCGGTATACGGATGTTAAGCCAAGGGAGGAGCGAAAGGCCACGGTTATTGATCTAGCTAATCAGCCAAATGTCCAGGGCAAAATTAATGGATGGAAAATCTACCACTTGCGCTCACAAATGGAGGACTTG AATGAATCCGAGGTTGTCAGCCTGGGAAGGCTTGAGACCATGCTGCAGGATCTGGAGAAGGACAAGGAGAAGCACAGCGAAATGGAGCGAGTCACCGAGTTGCTAAAG GGCAACATTCAGCGCAGCAAGATAATTACCGATGGCATCAACGAGGCGCAGAACCAGTTGATGAAGATCTTCGAGCACAAGCCTCACGTTTCGGACATAATCACCCGATGTGCCTCGAAGCGAAATTTTAAGAAGCGCGAAAAGATCTAA
- the LOC119553679 gene encoding pneumococcal serine-rich repeat protein isoform X2, producing the protein MSASSEGGAAGGPVGGGGTATAPSATGSLTASASGSTSASASLVSHSHPPLQLRGVINKYSLPSHLPSSAAHPAVAAKITHVKSDGGGGISISGTPILSGGTIKVAAANPVQQTSLGGTPIALNAGQATTAASIRAIGAGGQSTQVRVVMPMIKQLENVTATGRTQITAIPAAPARSVANASITVTRPVTQATYLPRASVTATQMGGVGVGVGQRLVTPLRATSSATVTPTAPTVLSSTGGFVRGATASVSRSGVALSSQPPSAVISSSNSAAWMQSSTGQVQLIRAIHQPRQRIITTSAGVSNASVVTTTPVQAPTALSVSAGQPLTPQQAGGPGGGGPQAYVATVLPQRQHQATLVYSSNVSTPNVSQNPGQQFNPRFAVATPTGGVTTTTPGGTTVTPRHVRSTPLGKIFPGAKLNTTSISIRAPSIPQLNTSVTASPTAVSVSGGATVAPGRGPGAGGTALTATNLPTTRIIQLQQPATGTAQQIIGSGARLAGNVMLQPFLMSTTAAAKMGIRPPVTMTAKVQPSLTITQLNPIGKLSAAGGTTGPTMTPQGVASIQAVPVPNVSASVVNPSSVAGATSAAGGATVLPLTISGRGAGVGPGGNILTGTLTPIKNASGITLGKMMMTPATSAPGTDGSGTSGATVTGFQRAWNPVVASPSQLMKIDDKGSAATIYYESMPASASTGVLSLTTTTVTQSTQAQAQLVSSAGGSSLSVSSLPFASHAPTGAGSAGAGSQATFTVLPSGAGGTATRTIGHQQLIIPAGPNSAPPQHMVIPLHTSVKVTTGAGNPQQAAGSGTLVPNFMRKRDSDGSPIRAAKNLGPTLLSMASNTSGPNMPPAPGTTFNIQPVSVAVPPSVSSALTVEALAKKERERVAHGVASNVTSVPNTVGTVSSTRNSRADSPASSDGSTTVSANSSPGVDQQLQDRIGDPPTTGGASGRDNSTHFNPINELYSSHQSMQQSLGHSSLGSRSGSSAFVDVQAPTPQQQQPQQQAPHLVGSTQMQQQAGTRMNGTGNSSSSSYDCSSRKKPRRSTNDSQHSTQSQASLSLPPPSAEPTPPAGASYMQKHNNGGLLVAAAAPGAVPNSTAGDANHRNSAPAVTGNKENANPVDFVIRRPRNCALLNTYKPTHKLANNHFHRYTDVKPREERKATVIDLANQPNVQGKINGWKIYHLRSQMEDLNESEVVSLGRLETMLQDLEKDKEKHSEMERVTELLKGNIQRSKIITDGINEAQNQLMKIFEHKPHVSDIITRCASKRNFKKREKI; encoded by the exons ATGAGTGCGTCGAGTGAAGGCGGCGCGGCGGGCGGGCCGGTGGGCGGTGGAGGTACAGCTACAGCGCCATCAG CCACTGGATCGTTaaccgcatccgcatccggcTCCACATCTGCATCCGCATCCCTGGTATCGCACTCACATCCGCCCCTGCAGCTGCGCGGCGTCATAAACAAGTACTCATTGCCATCCCATTTGCCATCCTCTGCAGCGCACCCGGCGGTGGCCGCCAAGATCACCCACGTGAAATCCGACGGCGGCGGCGGGATATCGATTTCGGGCACCCCGATCCTCAGCGGAGGCACAATCAAAGTGGCAGCGGCCAATCCAGTTCAGCAAACCTCCCTGGGAGGCACGCCGATTGCTCTGAATGCAGGACAAGCGACCACGGCGGCCTCCATACGGGCCATTGGAGCCGGTGGCCAGTCCACGCAAGTCCGTGTGGTGATGCCCATGATTAAGCAGCTGGAGAATGTCACGGCCACGGGAAGAACTCAGATTACGGCCATACCAGCTGCTCCGGCCAGGAGTGTGGCAAATGCCTCTATCACGGTCACCAGGCCCGTGACCCAGGCTACTTACCTGCCGCGAGCCAGTGTGACGGCCACTCAGATGGGTGGCGTTGGAGTTGGAGTTGGCCAGCGGCTCGTGACGCCCCTGAGGGCCACATCCTCGGCCACTGTGACGCCCACTGCCCCCACGGTTCTCAGTTCAACCGGTGGATTTGTTCGCGGAGCAACTGCATCGGTGAGCAGGAGTGGAGTGGCGCTCTCGTCGCAACCACCTTCGGCGGTGATCTCGTCCAGCAATAGTGCTGCCTGGATGCAGAGTTCCACGGGACAGGTGCAACTGATACGTGCCATTCATCAGCCGCGCCAGAGGATTATAACGACATCCGCGGGGGTATCCAATGCCAGTGTGGTGACCACTACTCCAGTGCAGGCGCCAACAG CCTTATCCGTTTCGGCTGGCCAGCCCTTGACGCCACAGCAGGCCGGTGGTCCAGGCGGAGGAGGTCCTCAGGCTTATGTGGCCACTGTCTTGCCCCAGAGGCAGCACCAGGCCACCCTAGTTTACTCCTCCAACGTATCTACGCCCAATGTGAGTCAGAATCCGGGCCAGCAATTTAATCCTCGCTTCGCTGTGGCCACGCCCACAGGTGGTGTGACAACCACGACTCCTGGAGGAACCACAGTAACACCTCGACATGTGCGATCCACCCCACTGGGAAAGATTTTCCCCGGAGCCAAGCTGAACACCACGAGCATAAGTATCCGGGCTCCAAGCATCCCGCAGCTGAATACCAGCGTTACAGCTTCACCAACGGCCGTCAGTGTTTCTGGGGGAGCGACAGTGGCGCCCGGGCGGGGTCCCGGGGCCGGAGGAACTGCCCTGACGGCCACTAATTTGCCCACCACTCGGATCATCCAGCTGCAGCAGCCTGCGACGGGAACCGCTCAGCAGATTATCGGATCCGGTGCCCGTTTGGCCGGGAATGTGATGCTGCAACCCTTCTTGATGAGCACCACCGCGGCGGCTAAGATGG GCATTCGACCACCGGTTACCATGACCGCCAAAGTACAACCATCGTTAACTATAACGCAGCTCAATCCTATTGGCAAATTGTCAGCCGCCGGAGGAACCACAGGGCCCACGATGACGCCGCAGGGTGTGGCCAGCATTCAGGCGGTACCAGTGCCGAATGTCTCGGCCAGTGTGGTCAACCCGAGTTCGGTGGCAGGGGCCACTTCGGCGGCCGGAGGAGCCACTGTGCTGCCATTGACGATCAGCGGTAGGGGAGCTGGTGTGGGACCAGGGGGCAATATCCTCACGGGAACTCTGACGCCCATCAAAAATGCCAGCGGCATTACCCTGGGCAAGATGATGATGACTCCGGCCACGTCTGCGCCTGGAACAGATGGATCCGGCACTAGCGGGGCAACAGTGACTGGCTTCCAACGCGCCTGGAATCCAGTGGTTGCTTCGCCGAGCCAGTTGATGAAG ATCGATGATAAGGGAAGTGCTGCTACGATTTACTACGAATCCATGCCGGCCTCCGCCTCCACGGGCGTTCTATCATTGACCACGACCACGGTGACGCAGAGCACCCAAGCACAAGCACAATTGGTTAGCAGCGCCGGCGGTAGCAGCTTGTCAGTGTCTTCGCTGCCCTTCGCCAGCCATGCGCCCACGGGAGCAGGATCGGCCGGAGCCGGATCACAGGCTACTTTCACTGTTTTGCCATCAGGAGCTGGGGGAACGGCTACCAGGACTATTGGCCACCAGCAATTGATAATTCCAGCAGGACCAAACAGTGCACCGCCGCAGCACATGGTCATTCCGTTGCATACCTCCGTAAAGGTGACAACGGGGGCGGGCAATCCTCAACAGGCAGCAGGAAGTGGAACTCTGGTGCCCAATTTCATGCGGAAGCGGGATTCAGACGGTTCTCCTATCAGAGCGGCCAAGAATTTGGGCCCTACTCTACTCTCAATGGCGAGCAATACTAGTGGACCAAATATGCCGCCAGCTCCGGGCACGACTTTCAATATTCAGCCAGTGTCCGTGGCGGTGCCTCCATCAGTTAGCTCCGCGCTAACTGTGGAAGCGTTGGCCAAGAAGGAACGGGAGCGGGTCGCCCATGGAGTAGCAAGTAACGTGACTAGTGTGCCAAACACGGTGGGCACCGTATCCTCAACGAGAAATTCTAGAGCGGATTCGCCAGCTTCTTCGGATGGCTCAACGACAGTGTCGGCGAATTCCTCACCTGGTGTAGATCAGCAATTGCAGGACAGAATTGGGGATCCGCCAACAACTGGAGGCGCAAGTGGACGCGATAACTCCACGCACTTTAATCCTATCAATGAG TTGTACTCTTCGCACCAATCGATGCAGCAGAGCCTTGGCCACTCGTCCCTTGGATCTCGGAGTGGGAGCAGTGCCTTTGTGGACGTCCAAGCACCGACtccgcagcaacagcaacctCAGCAGCAGGCACCTCATTTGGTGGGCTCAACGCAAATGCAACAGCAGGCGGGAACGCGTATGAATGGAACTGGCAACAGCTCGAGCTCCAGCTACGACTGCTCCTCCAGGAAGAAGCCACGCCGATCAAC AAATGACAGCCAGCACTCCACCCAGAGTCAGGCATCTTTGTCGCTGCCTCCCCCCAGTGCAGAACCAACGCCGCCGGCTGGCGCATCCTACATGCAGAAACACAACAATGGAGGTCTACtggtggcggcggcggcacCGGGAGCTGTTCCTAATAGCACAGCAGGCGACGCCAACCATCGCAACAGTGCACCCGCTGTGACGGGCAACAAGGAGAACGCCAATCCGGTGGACTTCGTCATCCGTCGTCCACGCAATTGTGCGCTGCTTAAT ACATATAAACCCACGCATAAGTTGGCCAACAACCACTTCCATCGGTATACGGATGTTAAGCCAAGGGAGGAGCGAAAGGCCACGGTTATTGATCTAGCTAATCAGCCAAATGTCCAGGGCAAAATTAATGGATGGAAAATCTACCACTTGCGCTCACAAATGGAGGACTTG AATGAATCCGAGGTTGTCAGCCTGGGAAGGCTTGAGACCATGCTGCAGGATCTGGAGAAGGACAAGGAGAAGCACAGCGAAATGGAGCGAGTCACCGAGTTGCTAAAG GGCAACATTCAGCGCAGCAAGATAATTACCGATGGCATCAACGAGGCGCAGAACCAGTTGATGAAGATCTTCGAGCACAAGCCTCACGTTTCGGACATAATCACCCGATGTGCCTCGAAGCGAAATTTTAAGAAGCGCGAAAAGATCTAA